One genomic region from Motacilla alba alba isolate MOTALB_02 chromosome 5, Motacilla_alba_V1.0_pri, whole genome shotgun sequence encodes:
- the LOC119702008 gene encoding synapsin-1-like, giving the protein MGACASFGCGTRRGDCGAVCPGVLMQCPGAHTQVPASLPHFLKTAAARAGIRGAAGRAAGPCCRSPGAPLQSLRGTARTPGPTGPRRAGGRLRALSRPSPPPQRRALGPVLLHLTDGAVRRRGGRERLPRSGPGPGGGRRVRVRAPPGPALGSAASRQQRTPRAARLQSAGERLVFPLLFFPPALTETM; this is encoded by the coding sequence GCGCGTGTGCCAGCTTCGGGTGCGGGACGAGGCGTGGGGACTGTGGAGCCGTGTGTCCGGGTGTGCTGATGCAATGCCCGGGTGCGCACACCCAGGTGCCTGCCTCGCTGCCGCACTTCCTCAAAACGGCTGCTGCCAGGGCGGGAATCCGCGGCGCTGCTGGCCGTGCTGCCGGGCCGTGCTGCCGTTCTCCGGGAGCCCCgctgcagagcctcaggggCACAGCGCGGACCCCAGGCCCCACAGGGCCGAGGCGCGCCGGGGGTCGGCTCCGGGCTCTGTCGCGGCCCTCTCCTCCGCCGCAGCGGCGGGCGCTTGGGCCGGTTCTCCTGCACCTTACGGACGGCGCTGTCAGACGGCGCGGGGGGCGGGAGCGCCTGCCGCGGtccgggccgggcccgggcggggggcggcgggtcCGGGTGCGGGCCCCTCCCGGCCCGGCTCTCGGCAGCGCCGCCAGCCGGCAGCAGCGTACGCCGCGGGCAGCCCGTCTGCAAAGTGCGGGCGAACGGCTCGtcttccccctccttttctttcccccggCCTTAACAG